The Mytilus trossulus isolate FHL-02 chromosome 3, PNRI_Mtr1.1.1.hap1, whole genome shotgun sequence genome contains a region encoding:
- the LOC134710232 gene encoding uncharacterized protein LOC134710232 isoform X1, which translates to MASTRRKSASNSSLSFDSKCGPCEVREKKNKPLYWCMSCEEGLCAECYDHHRAIKASRNHSTVLLENFKPLEQFISTFKTDCSVHDSPFELYCPCHEEPCCTKCASLSHPNCVGITLFHKFVSELKKSAQLEDLDSSIGTLLENIDTLIENRESNLKEIEKPKNNLNMVEVKTEIDQYLKIIEMKLKAQYKNLHQEQTHEIHNVLKKLLEKRKEISDYKNNLSQLKLIGTDCQVFHGSKKIEETIVKEAVVLNKMLEEPSMQEISFKMKKKNNLEEIVSTLYDVGIDRRKPTLYLKDITSQTACQTKKEAGPFASSKSSTRTVFENEAFAEDSDVCSIVVLQDGLIAVSDFKYKRLVLFGDGGMTEGTVGTSGSPFGLTTIQQDKFAVSLPLSHEIIILDTETYEILWKIDTHAACWGLHFSDGTFITALRAVEIAFLELHGEIFRSFPMKQKNLVYVYKHNDRHFRTEFENNTIHCYNGRGHKVWQFFNEDALGPRNICTDAAGNLFVACKDSNCVIIISSDGKRYQKVVEIKRPKSIYFNERKSKLYACSDNGRSFISFILPQNIL; encoded by the exons ATGGCTTCTACGAGAAGAAAGTCAGCTTCAA ATTCTTCGTTATCGTTTGATTCAAAGTGTGGACCCTGTGAAGTGAGAGAAAAGAAGAATAAGCCACTATACTGGTGTATGTCCTGTGAAGAAGGTCTGTGTGCAGAATGTTACGATCATCATAGAGCAATAAAGGCATCTAGAAATCATTCAACTGTTCTTCTGGAAAACTTTAAACCCCTAGAGCAatttatttcaacattcaaaACAGATTGCTCAGTGCATGATAGTCCTTTTGAGCTGTACTGCCCCTGTCATGAAGAACCTTGCTGTACAAAATGTGCTTCTCTTAGTCACCCAAACTGTGTAGGAATCACTTTATTCCATAAGTTTGTAAGTGAGTTGAAAAAATCAGCTCAGCTAGAAGATCTTGACAGTAGTATTGGGACCCTTCTTGAAAACATTGACACTTTAATCGAAAATCGAGAAAGTAATTTGAAAGAAATAGAGAAGCCTAAGAACAATTTGAATATGGTGGAAGTTAAAACAGAAATTGATCAGTatctaaaaattattgaaatgaaACTTAAAGCACAATACAAAAACTTGCATCAGGAACAGACACATGAAATACATAACGTTCTGAAAAAACTATtagaaaaaaggaaagaaatttcagattacaaaaataatttatcacaGTTAAAGCTGATAGGTACAGATTGTCAAGTATTTCATGGGAGTAAAAAGATTGAAGAAACAATAGTGAAAGAAGCAGTTGTTCTAAACAAAATGTTGGAAGAACCGAGCATGCAGGAGATaagtttcaaaatgaaaaaaaagaataatttagaAGAGATTGTTTCTACGCTTTATGATGTTGGGATAGACAGGAGGAAGCCAACACTATATCTTAAAGATATAACATCCCAAACTGCATGTCAGACGAAAAAAGAGGCTGGACCTTTTGCTTCATCAAAATCAAGTACCCGTACTGTATTTGAAAATGAAGCTTTTGCAGAGGATTCAGATGTGTGCAGTATAGTTGTTTTACAAGACGGATTAATTGCAGTatctgattttaaatataaaagactTGTTCTATTTGGAGATGGTGGAATGACAGAAGGGACAGTTGGTACTTCTGGTAGTCCATTTGGATTAACTACCATTCAGCAAGATAAATTCGCTGTCTCTCTTCCCTTATCtcatgaaataattattttagaCACTGAAACATATGAAATATTGTGGAAAATTGATACACATGCTGCTTGCTGGGGTTTACACTTTAGTGATGGTACTTTCATTACAGCTTTAAGAGCCGTTGAAATAGCTTTCTTGGAATTACATGGGGAAATTTTCAGATCATTTCCAATGAAACAGAAAAATCtggtttatgtttataaacacaATGACAGACATTTTCGCACAGAGTTTGAAAACAATACAATTCATTGCTACAACGGAAGAGGTCATAAAGTTTGGCAGTTTTTCAATGAAGACGCACTTGGACCACGCAACATCTGCACCGATGCAGCTGGCAATTTATTTGTTGCATGTAAAGATTCAAATTGTGTGATTATTATttcaagtgatgggaaaagataccaaaaggtcGTTGAAATAAAGCGACCCAAAAGTATTTACTTCAATGAAAGAAAGTCTAAGCTTTATGCATGTAGTGATAATGGAAGGAGctttatttctttcattttaccgcaaaacattttataa
- the LOC134710232 gene encoding uncharacterized protein LOC134710232 isoform X2, translating to MSCEEGLCAECYDHHRAIKASRNHSTVLLENFKPLEQFISTFKTDCSVHDSPFELYCPCHEEPCCTKCASLSHPNCVGITLFHKFVSELKKSAQLEDLDSSIGTLLENIDTLIENRESNLKEIEKPKNNLNMVEVKTEIDQYLKIIEMKLKAQYKNLHQEQTHEIHNVLKKLLEKRKEISDYKNNLSQLKLIGTDCQVFHGSKKIEETIVKEAVVLNKMLEEPSMQEISFKMKKKNNLEEIVSTLYDVGIDRRKPTLYLKDITSQTACQTKKEAGPFASSKSSTRTVFENEAFAEDSDVCSIVVLQDGLIAVSDFKYKRLVLFGDGGMTEGTVGTSGSPFGLTTIQQDKFAVSLPLSHEIIILDTETYEILWKIDTHAACWGLHFSDGTFITALRAVEIAFLELHGEIFRSFPMKQKNLVYVYKHNDRHFRTEFENNTIHCYNGRGHKVWQFFNEDALGPRNICTDAAGNLFVACKDSNCVIIISSDGKRYQKVVEIKRPKSIYFNERKSKLYACSDNGRSFISFILPQNIL from the coding sequence ATGTCCTGTGAAGAAGGTCTGTGTGCAGAATGTTACGATCATCATAGAGCAATAAAGGCATCTAGAAATCATTCAACTGTTCTTCTGGAAAACTTTAAACCCCTAGAGCAatttatttcaacattcaaaACAGATTGCTCAGTGCATGATAGTCCTTTTGAGCTGTACTGCCCCTGTCATGAAGAACCTTGCTGTACAAAATGTGCTTCTCTTAGTCACCCAAACTGTGTAGGAATCACTTTATTCCATAAGTTTGTAAGTGAGTTGAAAAAATCAGCTCAGCTAGAAGATCTTGACAGTAGTATTGGGACCCTTCTTGAAAACATTGACACTTTAATCGAAAATCGAGAAAGTAATTTGAAAGAAATAGAGAAGCCTAAGAACAATTTGAATATGGTGGAAGTTAAAACAGAAATTGATCAGTatctaaaaattattgaaatgaaACTTAAAGCACAATACAAAAACTTGCATCAGGAACAGACACATGAAATACATAACGTTCTGAAAAAACTATtagaaaaaaggaaagaaatttcagattacaaaaataatttatcacaGTTAAAGCTGATAGGTACAGATTGTCAAGTATTTCATGGGAGTAAAAAGATTGAAGAAACAATAGTGAAAGAAGCAGTTGTTCTAAACAAAATGTTGGAAGAACCGAGCATGCAGGAGATaagtttcaaaatgaaaaaaaagaataatttagaAGAGATTGTTTCTACGCTTTATGATGTTGGGATAGACAGGAGGAAGCCAACACTATATCTTAAAGATATAACATCCCAAACTGCATGTCAGACGAAAAAAGAGGCTGGACCTTTTGCTTCATCAAAATCAAGTACCCGTACTGTATTTGAAAATGAAGCTTTTGCAGAGGATTCAGATGTGTGCAGTATAGTTGTTTTACAAGACGGATTAATTGCAGTatctgattttaaatataaaagactTGTTCTATTTGGAGATGGTGGAATGACAGAAGGGACAGTTGGTACTTCTGGTAGTCCATTTGGATTAACTACCATTCAGCAAGATAAATTCGCTGTCTCTCTTCCCTTATCtcatgaaataattattttagaCACTGAAACATATGAAATATTGTGGAAAATTGATACACATGCTGCTTGCTGGGGTTTACACTTTAGTGATGGTACTTTCATTACAGCTTTAAGAGCCGTTGAAATAGCTTTCTTGGAATTACATGGGGAAATTTTCAGATCATTTCCAATGAAACAGAAAAATCtggtttatgtttataaacacaATGACAGACATTTTCGCACAGAGTTTGAAAACAATACAATTCATTGCTACAACGGAAGAGGTCATAAAGTTTGGCAGTTTTTCAATGAAGACGCACTTGGACCACGCAACATCTGCACCGATGCAGCTGGCAATTTATTTGTTGCATGTAAAGATTCAAATTGTGTGATTATTATttcaagtgatgggaaaagataccaaaaggtcGTTGAAATAAAGCGACCCAAAAGTATTTACTTCAATGAAAGAAAGTCTAAGCTTTATGCATGTAGTGATAATGGAAGGAGctttatttctttcattttaccgcaaaacattttataa
- the LOC134710440 gene encoding uncharacterized protein LOC134710440, protein MKNIEQPITLKGNKIDEVENFTYLGTNISQDNGTSKDIMARINKARTSFCRLRTVWKTTSISRSTKIKIYNSNVKSVLLYGAESWRVIKFDFNKLSSFHNKCLRKICKIFWPKTISNKDLYNLTLQRDIRAEIKERRWKWIGHVLRKDKDDITKISLRWTPAEGKRKRGRPKETRRRTIESELGIIGMTWGEAERKAQDGQQWRALVVASCANAHEED, encoded by the coding sequence atgaaaaatatagaacaaccAATAACactaaaaggaaataaaatagatgaagttgaaaattttacctATCTTGGCACCAATATCAGCCAGGACAATGGAACTAGCAAAGATATTATGGCAAGGATCAATAAAGCAAGAACTTCTTTCTGCAGACTACGAACAGTATGGAAAACAACATCAATATCCAGGtccacaaaaatcaaaatctataATAGCAATGTGAAATCAGTTTTGCTATATGGTGCAGAGTCATGGAGggttatcaaatttgacttcaACAAACTTTCATCATTCCATAATAAATGTCTTCGTAAAATTTGCAAGATCTTCTGGCCAAAAACCATCAGTAATAAAGACCTCTACAACCTAACTTTACAAAGAGACATCAGAGCAGAAATTAAAGAAAGGCGATGGAAATGGATTGGCCATGTTCTAAGAAAAGACAAAGATGACATTACAAAGATATCTCTTCGTTGGACACCAGCAGAGGGGAAAAGAAAGAGAGGGAGACCTAAAGAGACAAGGCGACGCACAATAGAGAGTGAACTGGGAATCATAGGAATGACATGGGGAGAAGCAGAAAGAAAGGCGCAAGACGGGCAACAGTGGAGGGCTTTGGTGGTGGCCTCATGTGCAAATGCACACGAAGAGgattaa